Proteins from a genomic interval of Bradyrhizobium sp. CCBAU 53340:
- a CDS encoding MFS transporter has product MSAQATPSAAVKTAGTSKATPKGAWTVVLLLFLLMVVNFADKIVVGLAGVPIMTDMKLEPAQFGLLGSAFFFLFSISAIVVGFLVNKVATRWVLLTLAVIWALAQFPMVGTVSFTTLLICRIVLGAGEGPAASVAMHAIYKWFPDEKRTLPTAVLTQGSAFGVILAVPALNWVIVNHSWHYAFGALGVVGLIWVCAWLTLGKEGPLEDTQTLAVSEPKIPYIRLLTSRTFLGCVIATFGAYWALSLGLTWFTSFIVKGLGFSQSDAGWISILPWVFGATTVILTGWISQVMMVRGYTTRMSRGVLGSVPLIIGGLILASMPHVAGAGLQIALLVVGAGLCGAIYVVCPPMLGEFTPASQRGAILAIYGALYTLSGIIAPYVMGKVIERAGSMIDGYMTGFTINAVILVGSGVIGLLLLWPNTERARLTRRTMPAEARLKRAVSPT; this is encoded by the coding sequence ATGAGCGCTCAGGCAACGCCGTCCGCGGCAGTCAAGACGGCAGGGACGTCCAAGGCTACGCCGAAGGGCGCCTGGACCGTCGTTTTGCTCCTCTTTCTCTTGATGGTGGTGAACTTCGCGGACAAGATCGTCGTCGGCCTCGCCGGCGTGCCGATCATGACCGACATGAAGCTCGAGCCAGCGCAGTTCGGCCTGCTTGGCTCCGCGTTCTTCTTCCTGTTTTCGATCTCGGCCATCGTGGTCGGCTTTCTCGTCAACAAGGTGGCGACGCGCTGGGTGCTGCTGACGCTCGCTGTGATCTGGGCGCTGGCGCAGTTTCCGATGGTCGGCACCGTCAGCTTCACCACGTTGTTGATCTGCCGCATCGTGCTCGGTGCCGGCGAGGGTCCGGCCGCCTCGGTGGCGATGCACGCCATCTATAAATGGTTCCCGGACGAGAAGCGCACGCTGCCGACCGCGGTCCTGACGCAAGGCTCGGCTTTCGGCGTCATCCTGGCCGTGCCGGCACTGAACTGGGTCATCGTCAATCACTCCTGGCACTATGCTTTTGGTGCGCTTGGCGTGGTCGGCCTGATCTGGGTCTGCGCCTGGCTGACGCTGGGCAAGGAAGGTCCGCTCGAGGACACGCAGACGCTCGCCGTCAGTGAGCCGAAGATCCCCTACATCCGGCTTTTGACCTCGCGCACCTTCCTCGGCTGCGTGATCGCGACCTTCGGCGCCTATTGGGCGCTGTCGCTTGGCCTGACGTGGTTTACGTCCTTCATCGTCAAGGGACTTGGCTTCTCGCAGAGCGATGCCGGCTGGATCTCGATCCTGCCCTGGGTGTTCGGCGCCACCACCGTGATTCTGACGGGTTGGATCTCGCAGGTGATGATGGTGCGCGGCTACACCACGCGCATGTCGCGTGGCGTGCTGGGCTCCGTGCCGCTGATCATTGGCGGCCTGATCCTGGCATCGATGCCGCATGTCGCGGGTGCAGGTCTTCAGATCGCGCTGCTCGTGGTCGGCGCGGGCCTCTGCGGCGCGATCTACGTGGTCTGCCCGCCGATGCTCGGCGAGTTCACCCCGGCCTCGCAGCGCGGCGCCATCCTCGCGATCTACGGCGCGCTCTACACGCTCTCGGGCATCATCGCGCCCTACGTGATGGGCAAGGTGATCGAGCGCGCCGGCAGCATGATCGACGGCTACATGACCGGATTCACCATCAACGCGGTGATCCTGGTTGGCTCCGGCGTCATCGGCCTGCTGCTGCTCTGGCCGAACACGGAGAGGGCCAGGCTGACCCGCCGCACGATGCCGGCGGAAGCCAGGCTGAAGCGCGCGGTTTCGCCGACGTAA
- a CDS encoding ABC transporter ATP-binding protein, with product MLSIRNLSKTFSSAGEPVHVLRGVDLDLAAGERVALTGESGSGKSTLLHLIAGLDAADGGSIRLEDTEITELADAGRAELRRDRIGLVFQQFNLIPSLSVADNLAFQARIAGRHDAAWTKELVERLGLGGLLKRYPEQLSGGQQQRVAIGRALATKPSLLLADEPTGNLDEATADDVLALTRDLVARTGCGFLMVTHSLHLAGTLDRHIVLHAGRIA from the coding sequence TTGCTGAGCATCCGAAATCTTTCAAAGACCTTCTCCTCGGCCGGCGAGCCGGTGCATGTGCTGCGCGGCGTCGACCTCGACCTCGCCGCGGGCGAGCGCGTCGCGCTGACAGGCGAATCCGGCAGCGGCAAGAGCACGCTGCTGCACCTCATCGCGGGGCTGGATGCTGCCGATGGCGGCTCTATCCGGCTGGAAGATACCGAGATCACCGAGCTTGCCGATGCCGGCCGCGCCGAATTGCGCCGCGACCGGATCGGCCTGGTGTTCCAGCAGTTCAATCTGATCCCGAGCCTGTCGGTCGCCGACAACCTCGCCTTCCAGGCGCGGATCGCCGGCCGGCATGACGCGGCCTGGACGAAAGAGCTGGTGGAGCGGCTTGGGCTCGGCGGCCTGCTCAAGCGTTATCCCGAGCAATTGTCGGGCGGCCAGCAACAGCGGGTCGCAATCGGCCGGGCGCTGGCGACCAAGCCGTCGCTGCTGCTCGCGGACGAGCCGACGGGCAATCTGGACGAGGCCACCGCCGACGACGTGCTGGCGCTGACGCGCGACCTCGTTGCGCGCACCGGTTGCGGCTTCCTGATGGTGACGCACAGCTTGCATCTGGCCGGCACGCTCGACCGCCACATCGTGCTCCATGCGGGGCGGATCGCATGA
- a CDS encoding ABC transporter permease, translating into MKRALWVLAVLLSHWRRHGMQFATLLIGLIAATALWSGVQAINQQARTAYDRAAATFGGVRTATLVAPDAATFPQDLFIRLRRAGWPVSPVLEGRVQINGRSIRLLGIEPVTLPVDVGNAPRLGAADLSSFVAAPGQTLVAQETLGDLHEGEGGMPSISSGAKLPPLHVQPQLVPDVLVVDIGVAQLLLNKPDQVSRLLIGKAKGKPAPLQGVVGERLKRIEPTAETELERLTDSFHLNLTAFGLLSFFVGLFIVNSAVGLAFEQRLPMLRTLRACGASARLVNSVLVVELVALALVAGLIGLVCGYFIAGALLPDVAASLRGLYGAQIPGQLSLRPEWWLAGIGISVLGAIVAAATSLIKAIRMPVLATAQPRAWQQRQLRWLVLQSGAACAVLAVALLLLHYGQSLIAGFGVLAALMLGAALILPAFLEILLLTGQRLARGPLALWFWADSRQQLSGLSLALMALLLALAVNVGVSTMVETFSRTFVGWLDGRLAADVYISAADNAQAIAIRSWLKDRSEVQAILSGGRAETQVEGQPVELLGLPDHALYRERWPLLETAPRAWTQLAPGNAAFISEQLSRRLNVRVGDVIEVPAPGGTWELDIVGIYADYGNPKGQLAVNVAALIRQFPQTPQTRIGLIVSRDKIPGLIAALQKQFALDDRAVADQATVKAESIRIFNRTFAVTSALNAFTLGVAGIALLTSLLTLANSRLPQLAPLWAIGITRPRLAAIELTKTLSVALFTSLLAVPLGLLVAWCLITIVNVKAFGWRLPFHVFPLQLVELVAVTLVASLLAALLPVLRLARMQPASLVKVFANER; encoded by the coding sequence ATGAAGCGCGCGCTGTGGGTGCTGGCGGTTCTGCTCAGCCATTGGCGACGGCACGGGATGCAGTTCGCGACACTTCTGATCGGACTGATCGCAGCGACCGCGCTGTGGAGCGGCGTGCAGGCGATCAACCAGCAGGCCCGCACCGCCTATGACCGCGCGGCGGCGACGTTTGGCGGCGTCCGCACGGCCACGCTGGTCGCGCCCGACGCGGCAACCTTCCCGCAAGACCTGTTCATCAGACTTCGCCGCGCAGGCTGGCCGGTCTCGCCGGTGCTGGAAGGCCGGGTCCAGATCAACGGACGCTCGATCCGGCTGCTCGGCATCGAGCCGGTGACGCTGCCTGTTGATGTCGGCAATGCGCCGCGCCTCGGTGCCGCCGATTTGAGCAGCTTCGTCGCCGCGCCCGGGCAGACGCTGGTGGCGCAGGAGACGCTCGGAGATTTGCACGAGGGCGAAGGTGGGATGCCGTCGATCAGCAGCGGCGCAAAGCTGCCGCCGCTGCATGTGCAGCCCCAGCTCGTGCCCGATGTGCTGGTGGTCGATATCGGCGTGGCGCAGCTTCTGCTCAACAAGCCGGATCAGGTCTCGCGCCTCTTGATCGGCAAGGCGAAGGGCAAGCCCGCGCCACTGCAAGGCGTCGTCGGTGAGCGATTAAAACGGATAGAGCCGACCGCGGAAACGGAGCTGGAACGGCTGACCGACAGTTTCCATCTCAACCTCACCGCCTTCGGCCTGCTGTCGTTCTTTGTCGGCCTCTTCATCGTCAACTCGGCCGTCGGCCTCGCCTTCGAGCAGCGACTGCCGATGCTGCGCACCTTGCGCGCCTGCGGCGCCTCGGCGCGGCTGGTCAACAGCGTGCTGGTGGTCGAGCTGGTCGCGCTGGCGCTGGTCGCCGGCCTGATCGGGCTCGTCTGTGGCTACTTCATCGCCGGTGCGCTGCTGCCCGACGTCGCGGCGTCGCTGCGCGGGCTCTATGGCGCGCAGATTCCGGGACAGCTTAGCCTGCGGCCTGAATGGTGGCTTGCCGGCATCGGCATCAGCGTTCTAGGCGCGATCGTGGCGGCCGCGACCAGCCTGATCAAGGCGATACGCATGCCGGTGCTGGCGACCGCGCAGCCGCGCGCCTGGCAGCAGCGGCAGCTTCGCTGGCTGGTGCTGCAAAGCGGAGCTGCCTGCGCCGTGCTCGCGGTCGCGCTTCTGCTGCTTCACTACGGGCAATCGCTGATCGCGGGATTTGGCGTGCTGGCGGCGCTGATGCTCGGCGCGGCGCTGATCCTGCCGGCGTTCCTCGAAATTCTTCTTCTCACAGGCCAACGACTTGCGCGCGGTCCGCTGGCACTGTGGTTCTGGGCCGACAGCCGACAGCAATTGTCAGGATTGTCGCTGGCCCTGATGGCGCTGCTGCTTGCACTTGCTGTCAATGTCGGCGTGTCCACCATGGTGGAAACCTTCAGCCGCACCTTTGTCGGCTGGCTCGATGGACGGCTCGCCGCCGACGTCTATATCAGCGCCGCCGACAATGCGCAGGCGATCGCGATCCGCAGCTGGCTGAAGGATCGCAGCGAAGTTCAGGCAATCCTGTCGGGCGGGCGCGCAGAGACCCAGGTTGAGGGCCAGCCGGTGGAATTGCTCGGCCTGCCCGACCACGCGCTCTATCGCGAGCGCTGGCCGCTGCTGGAGACCGCACCGCGTGCCTGGACCCAGCTCGCACCCGGCAATGCCGCCTTCATCAGCGAGCAGCTCAGCCGCCGGCTCAACGTCCGCGTCGGCGACGTCATCGAAGTTCCGGCGCCGGGCGGGACCTGGGAGCTCGACATCGTCGGCATCTATGCCGATTATGGCAATCCCAAGGGCCAGCTCGCGGTCAATGTCGCGGCGCTGATCCGGCAGTTTCCGCAAACACCGCAGACACGGATCGGGCTGATTGTTTCACGGGACAAGATTCCCGGCCTGATCGCGGCCCTGCAGAAACAATTCGCGCTCGACGATCGCGCCGTGGCCGACCAGGCGACGGTGAAGGCGGAATCGATCCGCATCTTCAATCGCACCTTTGCGGTGACTTCGGCGCTGAACGCCTTCACGCTCGGCGTCGCCGGCATCGCGCTGCTGACCAGCCTCTTGACGCTGGCGAATTCGCGCCTGCCGCAGCTCGCGCCGCTCTGGGCGATCGGCATCACCCGGCCGCGCCTTGCCGCGATCGAATTGACCAAGACGCTGTCGGTGGCGCTGTTCACCTCGCTACTGGCCGTGCCGCTCGGGCTATTAGTGGCGTGGTGTCTGATTACGATCGTCAACGTGAAGGCGTTCGGCTGGCGATTGCCGTTCCACGTGTTTCCGCTGCAACTGGTCGAGCTGGTCGCCGTCACATTGGTCGCCTCGTTGCTCGCCGCGCTGCTGCCGGTGCTGCGGCTGGCGCGGATGCAGCCGGCAAGCCTCGTCAAGGTGTTTGCCAATGAGCGCTGA
- a CDS encoding lipocalin-like domain-containing protein: protein MSADKLSRRAFAGGIASLAFARRAGAQGYAGLGESADGFAKVTPGKAFTFPTDHGPHPEFRIEWWYLTANLVDGSGAACGLQWTLFRQAAKPGPQGDGWANQQIWMAHAAVTRADTHRFNELFSRGGIGQANVEAKPFSAWIDDWEMKGSERTDDRTLSPLTLKASGTDFSYALTLEADRPVVLQGDGGYSRKSERGQASYYYSQPFYRARGTLNIGDIKVEVSGQAWMDREWSSQPLDTDQTGWDWLSLHLSSGDKLMLYRLRQKDGKNYPFGNWISASGETQMIAGGDIRMSPKATAEVAGRKLPVEWQIAIPSRSFSIACKPLNPKAWMGTGFSYWEGPISFTGTHDGVGYLELTGY from the coding sequence ATGAGCGCTGACAAACTCTCGCGGCGCGCCTTTGCCGGCGGTATCGCCTCTCTTGCTTTCGCGCGCCGCGCCGGCGCGCAGGGCTATGCCGGACTCGGCGAGAGCGCCGACGGCTTTGCGAAGGTCACGCCTGGAAAGGCATTTACCTTTCCAACCGATCATGGGCCGCATCCGGAGTTTCGCATCGAATGGTGGTATCTGACGGCGAACCTCGTCGACGGCAGTGGCGCCGCTTGCGGGCTGCAGTGGACGCTATTCCGCCAAGCCGCAAAGCCGGGGCCGCAAGGCGACGGCTGGGCCAATCAGCAGATCTGGATGGCGCACGCCGCGGTGACGCGCGCCGACACCCATCGCTTCAACGAGCTGTTTTCACGCGGCGGCATCGGTCAGGCCAATGTCGAGGCAAAACCATTTTCGGCGTGGATCGACGATTGGGAGATGAAGGGGTCCGAGCGCACCGACGATCGGACCTTGTCGCCCCTGACGTTGAAGGCTTCAGGTACGGATTTCAGCTACGCACTGACGCTCGAGGCCGATCGCCCGGTGGTGTTGCAGGGCGACGGAGGCTACAGCCGCAAATCCGAGCGCGGGCAGGCGTCGTACTATTACAGTCAGCCATTCTACCGCGCGCGCGGCACGCTCAACATCGGCGACATCAAGGTCGAGGTCTCAGGCCAGGCCTGGATGGACAGGGAATGGAGCAGCCAGCCGCTCGACACTGATCAAACCGGCTGGGACTGGCTGTCGCTGCATCTGTCCTCCGGCGACAAGCTGATGCTGTACCGACTGCGCCAGAAGGACGGCAAGAATTATCCGTTCGGCAACTGGATCAGCGCCAGCGGCGAGACGCAGATGATCGCGGGCGGCGATATCCGGATGAGTCCGAAGGCGACAGCCGAGGTCGCGGGCCGCAAGCTGCCGGTGGAATGGCAGATCGCAATCCCCTCGCGCTCGTTCTCGATTGCCTGCAAGCCGCTCAATCCGAAGGCCTGGATGGGGACCGGCTTCTCCTATTGGGAAGGGCCGATCAGCTTTACGGGCACGCACGACGGCGTTGGCTATCTCGAGCTGACCGGCTATTGA
- a CDS encoding MAPEG family protein: protein MYHLTALVTLLAIAFYFFTCINVSRSRARTDVKVPAMSGHPDFERAFRIQMNTLEWMPIFLPALWLFAIYVSNAGAAAMGAVWIVGRIVYFIGYSQAAAKRGPGFAIQGIAAIALWAGALGAVVLKLV, encoded by the coding sequence ATGTATCATCTCACCGCCCTCGTTACGCTGCTGGCGATTGCATTCTATTTCTTCACCTGCATCAACGTCTCACGCTCGCGCGCCAGGACCGACGTCAAGGTGCCGGCGATGTCGGGGCATCCGGATTTCGAACGCGCCTTCCGCATCCAGATGAACACGCTGGAATGGATGCCGATCTTCCTGCCGGCGCTCTGGCTGTTCGCGATCTATGTCAGCAACGCCGGCGCGGCAGCGATGGGCGCAGTCTGGATCGTCGGCCGCATCGTCTACTTCATCGGCTATTCGCAAGCCGCCGCCAAGCGCGGCCCGGGCTTTGCGATCCAGGGCATCGCCGCGATTGCGCTGTGGGCGGGGGCGCTGGGGGCGGTGGTGCTGAAGTTGGTGTGA
- a CDS encoding ABC transporter substrate-binding protein — MKSALLAAVATSALLLAAPASAQGVKIGILNDQSGVYADYGGKYSVEAAKMAIEDFGGEVLGQKIEMVTADHQNKPDLATSIARRWYDADNVDMITELTTSSVALAVQDLSKEKKKIDIVVGAATSSITGSACSPYGFHWAFDTHALAVGTGGALTKAGGDSWFFLTADYAFGYALEKDTSEIVTANGGKVLGSVRVPLNSSDFSSFLLQAQSSKAKIVGLANAGQDTTNSIKQAAEFGIVSGGQKLAGLLMTLAEVHGLGLQAAQGLVLTEGFYWDHDDTTRAFSERFFKRTGRMPSMIHAGTYSATLSYLKAVKAAGTKDTDAVAKKLKELPVDDAFAKGKVLENGRMVHDMYLFEVKKPSESKKPWDYYKQLAVVPGDQAFFTAKDSGCPLTK, encoded by the coding sequence ATGAAATCAGCACTTTTGGCCGCTGTCGCGACGTCGGCTCTGTTGTTGGCCGCGCCGGCCTCTGCGCAAGGCGTCAAGATCGGCATTCTCAACGATCAGTCCGGCGTCTACGCCGATTACGGCGGCAAGTACTCGGTCGAAGCGGCCAAGATGGCGATCGAGGATTTTGGCGGCGAGGTGCTCGGCCAGAAGATCGAGATGGTCACCGCCGATCACCAGAACAAGCCCGATCTCGCCACCTCCATCGCGCGCCGCTGGTATGACGCAGACAATGTCGACATGATCACCGAGCTGACGACGTCGTCGGTGGCACTCGCCGTGCAGGACCTGTCGAAGGAAAAAAAGAAGATCGACATCGTGGTCGGCGCAGCCACGTCGAGCATCACCGGCTCTGCGTGCTCGCCTTACGGCTTCCACTGGGCGTTCGACACCCACGCGCTCGCGGTCGGCACCGGCGGCGCGCTGACGAAAGCAGGCGGAGACAGCTGGTTCTTCCTCACCGCCGATTACGCCTTCGGCTACGCGCTGGAAAAGGACACCAGCGAAATCGTCACCGCCAATGGCGGTAAGGTGCTGGGCTCGGTTCGCGTGCCGCTCAATTCCTCGGACTTCTCCTCGTTCCTGCTACAGGCGCAGAGCTCGAAGGCGAAGATCGTTGGCCTCGCCAATGCCGGCCAGGACACCACCAACTCGATCAAGCAAGCGGCCGAATTCGGCATCGTCTCCGGCGGGCAGAAGCTCGCTGGCCTCTTGATGACGCTCGCCGAGGTGCATGGTCTCGGCTTGCAGGCGGCGCAAGGCCTGGTGCTGACCGAAGGTTTCTACTGGGATCATGACGACACCACGCGCGCCTTCTCCGAACGCTTCTTCAAGCGCACCGGGCGAATGCCGAGCATGATCCACGCGGGCACTTATTCGGCGACGCTGAGCTATCTGAAGGCGGTTAAGGCCGCCGGCACCAAGGATACGGACGCGGTCGCCAAGAAGCTGAAGGAGCTGCCGGTCGACGACGCCTTCGCCAAGGGCAAGGTGCTCGAGAACGGCCGCATGGTCCACGACATGTATCTGTTCGAGGTCAAGAAGCCGTCCGAGTCGAAGAAGCCGTGGGACTATTACAAGCAGCTCGCCGTGGTCCCCGGCGACCAGGCCTTCTTCACCGCCAAGGACAGCGGCTGCCCGCTGACGAAGTAG
- a CDS encoding efflux RND transporter permease subunit, translating into MNLGRLSINQPILAMVLSIVLLIVGALAYSTLPISEYPQVVPPTVVVTTQYPGASAQTVSDTVAAPIEQQINGVEDMLYLYSQATSNGQLTITVTFKLGTDLDKAQVLVQNRVAIAQPQLPDEVQRNGVVTRKNSPDILMVVFMLSPDDTFDQLYISNYALLQVRDQLLRIDGVGDIQIFGARDYSMRLWLDPDRIANLGLTSTEVLAAIRAQNVQIAGGQIAEPPIADRAFQPNLVFTGRLKDQKQFEDILIKAGSDGRTVRLRDVARIELGALAYSTNSFLLRKSAVAMLVTQRPGSNALATAKHISDTMTKLKESFPKGLDYNIGYNPTEFIAQSVHELIKTIYEAMLLVVVVVLVFLQGWRPAIIPIIAIPVSLVGTFAVMAALGFSINNLTLFGLVLAVGIVVDDAIVVVENVERHLEHGLSRRDAALKTMEEVGGALVSIALVLCAVFVPTAFLGGISGQFFQQFAVTIAVATAISCFCSLTLSPALASQILKTHEEKRPPAAWNLLARGWGAFTGAFNRVFERLSHGYAGVANFVIRHSVVMLLIYVVLIGSAGWLIGTTSQGFIPAQDRGYVIISVQLPGAASLARTTEIVREIERISLDTPGIIRVAAFAGFSGATRTQAGNAAALFPVFDEPEVRLKKGLTANAITGELRKRLAAIQGAFIIVIPPPAVPGIGTGGGFTIRIQDRQGRGPELLASATDELVAAARKSPALLAPTVFSPFSANTPQMFVDIDRTKAQKLGVPISNINDTIQTYFGSTYVNDFNLFGRTYHVTAQADFPFRKEPADLARLRTRNASGDMVMLGSVVDFRDVSGPDRVARYNLYAASELQGEPAPGTSSTTALNAIKKLADDTLPSGFTFEWTDLSYQQINGGNAGLYVFPICVLFVYLVLAAQYGSWTLPFAVILIVPMCLLAATIGVRIMGQDVNILTQIGFVVLVGLAAKNAILIVEFARDIEKEGKPRLEAVIEACRLRLRPILMTSFAFILGVLPLVISSGSGSEMRQAVGVAVFFGMIGVTLFGLMFTPIFYVVVRNLSEGRNEKGAGVAG; encoded by the coding sequence ATGAACCTTGGTCGTCTCTCCATCAACCAGCCCATCCTGGCGATGGTGCTGTCGATCGTGCTCCTGATCGTCGGTGCGCTCGCTTATTCGACGCTGCCGATCTCCGAATATCCGCAAGTGGTGCCGCCGACCGTCGTCGTCACCACGCAATATCCGGGCGCCTCGGCGCAAACCGTGTCCGACACCGTTGCCGCTCCGATCGAGCAGCAGATCAACGGCGTCGAAGACATGCTGTATCTGTACAGCCAGGCGACCTCGAACGGCCAGCTCACCATCACCGTCACTTTCAAGCTCGGCACCGACCTCGACAAGGCCCAGGTGCTGGTGCAGAACCGCGTCGCTATCGCGCAGCCGCAGCTGCCGGACGAGGTGCAGCGCAATGGCGTCGTCACCCGCAAGAACTCGCCCGACATCCTGATGGTCGTGTTCATGCTGTCGCCGGACGACACCTTCGACCAGCTCTATATCTCCAACTATGCGCTGCTCCAGGTTCGGGACCAGCTGCTGCGCATCGACGGCGTCGGCGACATCCAGATCTTCGGAGCGCGCGACTATTCGATGCGGCTGTGGCTCGATCCCGATCGCATCGCCAATCTCGGCCTGACCTCGACCGAGGTGCTGGCCGCGATCCGTGCCCAGAACGTGCAGATTGCCGGCGGCCAGATCGCAGAGCCGCCGATCGCCGACCGCGCATTCCAGCCGAATCTGGTTTTCACGGGACGGTTGAAAGATCAGAAACAGTTCGAGGACATCCTGATCAAGGCCGGCTCTGACGGCCGCACGGTGCGCCTGCGCGACGTCGCCCGTATCGAGCTCGGCGCGCTCGCCTATTCGACCAACAGCTTCCTGCTGCGCAAATCCGCAGTCGCCATGCTGGTGACGCAGCGGCCGGGTTCGAACGCGCTCGCAACGGCCAAGCACATCTCCGACACCATGACGAAGCTCAAGGAGAGCTTCCCGAAGGGCCTCGACTACAACATCGGCTATAACCCCACCGAGTTCATCGCGCAGTCCGTCCACGAGCTGATCAAGACCATCTACGAGGCCATGCTGCTCGTGGTGGTCGTCGTGCTGGTGTTCCTGCAGGGCTGGCGGCCGGCGATCATCCCGATCATCGCGATTCCCGTGTCGCTGGTCGGCACCTTCGCGGTGATGGCGGCGCTCGGCTTCTCCATCAACAATCTCACGCTGTTCGGGCTCGTGCTCGCTGTCGGGATCGTGGTCGACGACGCCATCGTCGTGGTCGAGAATGTCGAGCGACACCTCGAGCACGGCCTTAGTCGACGCGACGCGGCGCTGAAGACCATGGAGGAAGTCGGCGGCGCGCTGGTCTCGATTGCGCTGGTGCTCTGCGCGGTGTTCGTGCCGACGGCGTTCCTCGGCGGCATATCCGGTCAGTTCTTCCAGCAGTTTGCTGTGACCATCGCGGTTGCGACCGCGATTTCCTGCTTCTGCTCGCTGACGCTATCGCCGGCCCTGGCCTCGCAGATTCTCAAGACGCATGAGGAGAAGCGGCCGCCCGCTGCCTGGAATCTGCTCGCGCGCGGCTGGGGCGCCTTCACGGGCGCCTTCAACCGCGTCTTCGAGCGCCTCTCGCATGGCTATGCCGGCGTCGCGAACTTCGTGATCCGGCACTCGGTGGTGATGCTGCTGATCTATGTCGTGCTCATCGGCAGCGCAGGCTGGCTGATCGGGACGACGTCGCAGGGCTTCATCCCCGCGCAGGACCGCGGTTACGTCATCATTTCGGTGCAGTTGCCGGGTGCGGCGTCGCTGGCGCGAACCACCGAGATCGTGCGGGAAATCGAGCGGATCTCGCTCGATACGCCCGGCATCATCCGCGTCGCCGCCTTCGCCGGCTTCTCGGGCGCCACGCGCACGCAGGCGGGGAATGCTGCCGCGCTGTTCCCGGTATTCGACGAGCCCGAGGTCCGTCTGAAGAAGGGCCTGACCGCAAACGCTATCACCGGCGAACTACGAAAACGCCTTGCCGCGATCCAGGGCGCGTTCATCATCGTGATTCCGCCGCCGGCCGTGCCCGGCATCGGCACCGGCGGTGGCTTCACCATTCGCATCCAGGACCGGCAGGGCCGCGGGCCGGAGCTGCTGGCGTCGGCAACCGACGAACTCGTCGCCGCCGCGCGCAAATCGCCCGCGCTCCTTGCCCCCACGGTGTTCTCGCCGTTCTCGGCCAATACGCCGCAGATGTTCGTCGACATCGACCGCACCAAGGCACAGAAACTTGGCGTGCCGATCTCGAACATCAACGACACGATCCAGACCTATTTCGGATCGACCTATGTCAACGACTTCAACCTGTTCGGCCGTACCTATCACGTCACCGCGCAGGCTGATTTCCCGTTCCGGAAAGAGCCTGCCGATCTTGCGCGCCTACGCACGCGCAACGCCTCCGGCGACATGGTGATGCTGGGCAGCGTGGTCGACTTCAGGGACGTCTCGGGCCCCGACCGCGTCGCTCGCTACAATCTCTACGCGGCGTCCGAACTCCAGGGCGAGCCGGCGCCGGGCACGAGCTCGACGACCGCGCTCAACGCCATCAAGAAACTCGCCGACGACACCTTGCCGAGCGGCTTCACCTTCGAGTGGACCGATCTGTCCTATCAGCAGATCAACGGCGGCAATGCCGGCCTCTACGTGTTCCCGATCTGCGTGCTGTTCGTCTATCTCGTGCTCGCCGCGCAATATGGCAGCTGGACCTTGCCGTTCGCGGTGATCCTGATCGTGCCGATGTGCCTGTTAGCTGCCACCATCGGCGTGCGCATCATGGGGCAGGACGTCAACATTCTCACCCAGATCGGCTTCGTCGTGCTGGTGGGATTGGCGGCGAAGAACGCGATCCTGATCGTCGAATTCGCGCGCGACATCGAGAAGGAGGGCAAGCCGCGGCTGGAGGCGGTGATCGAGGCCTGCCGCCTGCGGCTGCGACCGATCCTGATGACGTCCTTCGCCTTCATCCTCGGCGTGTTGCCGCTGGTGATCTCGTCCGGCTCAGGCTCGGAGATGCGTCAGGCCGTCGGCGTCGCCGTGTTCTTCGGCATGATCGGCGTCACGCTGTTCGGCCTGATGTTCACGCCGATATTCTATGTGGTGGTGCGGAACCTGTCGGAAGGGCGGAACGAGAAGGGGGCGGGGGTGGCGGGCTGA